The Benincasa hispida cultivar B227 chromosome 9, ASM972705v1, whole genome shotgun sequence genome has a segment encoding these proteins:
- the LOC120086852 gene encoding uncharacterized protein LOC120086852 isoform X1 produces MFCSMYEPRFGGIVMMGLFGNNNEQLPERRAIVSGFFKSFGKAEYGSRAVRRGRRLGRTTRKRFSCLFLTLTTSFLLYLAVFGLKMNFYDKTGDSMSVSEVQGEHLVSRDQRPPTSKHRRKQHFPCDVEFAESVAYLVEPEGFMNVTKFSLEFIEHEEKPSETYLYTPRFGGHQTLEEREKSFYATNQKLHCGFIKGPPGYPSTGFDLDEKDDAYMKTCKVAVSSCIFGSSDFLRRPTSKQISEYSKKNVCFVMFVDEQTLSKLAAEGNIPDDKGCIGLWKIVVVRNLPYEDMRRTGKVPKFLSHRLFPSARYSIWLDSKMRLQIDPMLIIEYFLWRKKSEYAISNHYDRHCVWEEVQQNKRLNKYNHTAIDEQFAFYQSDGLVKFDPSDVKSSLPSFVPEGSFIVRAHTPMSNLFSCLWFNEVDRFTSRDQLSFAYTYLKLRRTNQDTPFNLNMFKDCERRSLAKLFRHRLLSPPNIDP; encoded by the exons ATGTTTTGCAGCAT GTATGAACCGAGATTTGGTGGCATTGTTATGATGGGTCTGTTTGGGAACAATAATGAGCAGTTACCCGAAAGAAGAGCCATTGTTTCTGGATTTTTTAAATCCTTCGGCAAAGCGGAATATGGAAGTAGGGCTGTCCGTCGAGGAAGAAGGCTTGGTCGAACTACCAGAAAAAGATtctcatgtttgtttttaaCGCTTACAACTTCCTTCTTGTTGTATTTGGCGGTCTTTGGCTTGAAAATGAACTTTTATG ATAAAACTGGAGATAGCATGTCAGTGTCAGAAGTACAAGGAGAACATTTGGTATCCAGAGACCAGAGACCACCAACTAGCAAGCATCGTCGCAAGCAAC ATTTCCCTTGTGATGTTGAGTTTGCCGAGTCAGTTGCTTACCTTGTGGAGCCCGAGGGTTTCATGAATGTTACTAAGTTCTCCTTAGAGTTCATAGAGCATGAGGAAAAACCATCTGAAACTTATTTATATACGCCTAGATTTGGAGGACATCAAACCCTCGAGGAAAGGGAGAAATCCTTTTATGCAACAAATCAAAAACTTCATTGTGGTTTTATTAAAGGACCACCAGGATACCCAAGTACGGGATTTGATTTAGATGAAAAGGACGATGCATACATGAAAACATGCAAGGTTGCTGTTTCCTCCTGCATTTTTGGGAGCTCTGATTTTCTGAGGCGGCCTACTAGCAAACAG ATCAGTGAGTATTCCAAGAAGAATGTTTGTTTTGTCATGTTTGTGGATGAGCAAACACTATCAAAATTGGCAGCTGAGGGAAATATTCCTGATGataagggatgcattggacTGTGGAAGATAGTTGTTGTGAGGAATTTACCCTACGAAGATATGCGCAGAACCGGAAAGGTGCCTAAATTTTTGTCACATCGCCTTTTCCCTTCTGCTAG GTATTCAATATGGCTAGACAGCAAAATGCGTCTTCAGATAGATCCAATGCTAATTATTGAATATTTTCTGTGGCGAAAAAAGTCGGAGTATGCCATTTCAAACCATTACGACCGCCATTGTGTCTGGGAGGAAGTACAGCAAAATAAACGTCTGAATAAGTACAATCACACTGCCATTGACGAACAGTTTGCTTTTTATCAGTCTGATGGCCTTGTGAAGTTTGACCCCTCTGATGTCAAGAGCAGTCTTCCTAGTT TTGTTCCGGAAGGTTCCTTCATCGTCCGGGCACATACGCCAATGTCGAATTTATTTTCATGTCTTTGGTTCAATGAAGTTGACCGCTTTACCTCACGTGATCAGTTGAGCTTTGCATACACTTACTTGAAACTCAGGAGAACAAACCAAGACACACCATTCAACTTAAACATGTTCAAG GACTGTGAACGGCGATCACTAGCCAAACTTTTCCGTCATAGATTATTGTCACCTCCAAATATTGATCCTTGA
- the LOC120086852 gene encoding uncharacterized protein LOC120086852 isoform X2 — protein MMGLFGNNNEQLPERRAIVSGFFKSFGKAEYGSRAVRRGRRLGRTTRKRFSCLFLTLTTSFLLYLAVFGLKMNFYDKTGDSMSVSEVQGEHLVSRDQRPPTSKHRRKQHFPCDVEFAESVAYLVEPEGFMNVTKFSLEFIEHEEKPSETYLYTPRFGGHQTLEEREKSFYATNQKLHCGFIKGPPGYPSTGFDLDEKDDAYMKTCKVAVSSCIFGSSDFLRRPTSKQISEYSKKNVCFVMFVDEQTLSKLAAEGNIPDDKGCIGLWKIVVVRNLPYEDMRRTGKVPKFLSHRLFPSARYSIWLDSKMRLQIDPMLIIEYFLWRKKSEYAISNHYDRHCVWEEVQQNKRLNKYNHTAIDEQFAFYQSDGLVKFDPSDVKSSLPSFVPEGSFIVRAHTPMSNLFSCLWFNEVDRFTSRDQLSFAYTYLKLRRTNQDTPFNLNMFKDCERRSLAKLFRHRLLSPPNIDP, from the exons ATGATGGGTCTGTTTGGGAACAATAATGAGCAGTTACCCGAAAGAAGAGCCATTGTTTCTGGATTTTTTAAATCCTTCGGCAAAGCGGAATATGGAAGTAGGGCTGTCCGTCGAGGAAGAAGGCTTGGTCGAACTACCAGAAAAAGATtctcatgtttgtttttaaCGCTTACAACTTCCTTCTTGTTGTATTTGGCGGTCTTTGGCTTGAAAATGAACTTTTATG ATAAAACTGGAGATAGCATGTCAGTGTCAGAAGTACAAGGAGAACATTTGGTATCCAGAGACCAGAGACCACCAACTAGCAAGCATCGTCGCAAGCAAC ATTTCCCTTGTGATGTTGAGTTTGCCGAGTCAGTTGCTTACCTTGTGGAGCCCGAGGGTTTCATGAATGTTACTAAGTTCTCCTTAGAGTTCATAGAGCATGAGGAAAAACCATCTGAAACTTATTTATATACGCCTAGATTTGGAGGACATCAAACCCTCGAGGAAAGGGAGAAATCCTTTTATGCAACAAATCAAAAACTTCATTGTGGTTTTATTAAAGGACCACCAGGATACCCAAGTACGGGATTTGATTTAGATGAAAAGGACGATGCATACATGAAAACATGCAAGGTTGCTGTTTCCTCCTGCATTTTTGGGAGCTCTGATTTTCTGAGGCGGCCTACTAGCAAACAG ATCAGTGAGTATTCCAAGAAGAATGTTTGTTTTGTCATGTTTGTGGATGAGCAAACACTATCAAAATTGGCAGCTGAGGGAAATATTCCTGATGataagggatgcattggacTGTGGAAGATAGTTGTTGTGAGGAATTTACCCTACGAAGATATGCGCAGAACCGGAAAGGTGCCTAAATTTTTGTCACATCGCCTTTTCCCTTCTGCTAG GTATTCAATATGGCTAGACAGCAAAATGCGTCTTCAGATAGATCCAATGCTAATTATTGAATATTTTCTGTGGCGAAAAAAGTCGGAGTATGCCATTTCAAACCATTACGACCGCCATTGTGTCTGGGAGGAAGTACAGCAAAATAAACGTCTGAATAAGTACAATCACACTGCCATTGACGAACAGTTTGCTTTTTATCAGTCTGATGGCCTTGTGAAGTTTGACCCCTCTGATGTCAAGAGCAGTCTTCCTAGTT TTGTTCCGGAAGGTTCCTTCATCGTCCGGGCACATACGCCAATGTCGAATTTATTTTCATGTCTTTGGTTCAATGAAGTTGACCGCTTTACCTCACGTGATCAGTTGAGCTTTGCATACACTTACTTGAAACTCAGGAGAACAAACCAAGACACACCATTCAACTTAAACATGTTCAAG GACTGTGAACGGCGATCACTAGCCAAACTTTTCCGTCATAGATTATTGTCACCTCCAAATATTGATCCTTGA
- the LOC120086852 gene encoding uncharacterized protein LOC120086852 isoform X3, giving the protein MSVSEVQGEHLVSRDQRPPTSKHRRKQHFPCDVEFAESVAYLVEPEGFMNVTKFSLEFIEHEEKPSETYLYTPRFGGHQTLEEREKSFYATNQKLHCGFIKGPPGYPSTGFDLDEKDDAYMKTCKVAVSSCIFGSSDFLRRPTSKQISEYSKKNVCFVMFVDEQTLSKLAAEGNIPDDKGCIGLWKIVVVRNLPYEDMRRTGKVPKFLSHRLFPSARYSIWLDSKMRLQIDPMLIIEYFLWRKKSEYAISNHYDRHCVWEEVQQNKRLNKYNHTAIDEQFAFYQSDGLVKFDPSDVKSSLPSFVPEGSFIVRAHTPMSNLFSCLWFNEVDRFTSRDQLSFAYTYLKLRRTNQDTPFNLNMFKDCERRSLAKLFRHRLLSPPNIDP; this is encoded by the exons ATGTCAGTGTCAGAAGTACAAGGAGAACATTTGGTATCCAGAGACCAGAGACCACCAACTAGCAAGCATCGTCGCAAGCAAC ATTTCCCTTGTGATGTTGAGTTTGCCGAGTCAGTTGCTTACCTTGTGGAGCCCGAGGGTTTCATGAATGTTACTAAGTTCTCCTTAGAGTTCATAGAGCATGAGGAAAAACCATCTGAAACTTATTTATATACGCCTAGATTTGGAGGACATCAAACCCTCGAGGAAAGGGAGAAATCCTTTTATGCAACAAATCAAAAACTTCATTGTGGTTTTATTAAAGGACCACCAGGATACCCAAGTACGGGATTTGATTTAGATGAAAAGGACGATGCATACATGAAAACATGCAAGGTTGCTGTTTCCTCCTGCATTTTTGGGAGCTCTGATTTTCTGAGGCGGCCTACTAGCAAACAG ATCAGTGAGTATTCCAAGAAGAATGTTTGTTTTGTCATGTTTGTGGATGAGCAAACACTATCAAAATTGGCAGCTGAGGGAAATATTCCTGATGataagggatgcattggacTGTGGAAGATAGTTGTTGTGAGGAATTTACCCTACGAAGATATGCGCAGAACCGGAAAGGTGCCTAAATTTTTGTCACATCGCCTTTTCCCTTCTGCTAG GTATTCAATATGGCTAGACAGCAAAATGCGTCTTCAGATAGATCCAATGCTAATTATTGAATATTTTCTGTGGCGAAAAAAGTCGGAGTATGCCATTTCAAACCATTACGACCGCCATTGTGTCTGGGAGGAAGTACAGCAAAATAAACGTCTGAATAAGTACAATCACACTGCCATTGACGAACAGTTTGCTTTTTATCAGTCTGATGGCCTTGTGAAGTTTGACCCCTCTGATGTCAAGAGCAGTCTTCCTAGTT TTGTTCCGGAAGGTTCCTTCATCGTCCGGGCACATACGCCAATGTCGAATTTATTTTCATGTCTTTGGTTCAATGAAGTTGACCGCTTTACCTCACGTGATCAGTTGAGCTTTGCATACACTTACTTGAAACTCAGGAGAACAAACCAAGACACACCATTCAACTTAAACATGTTCAAG GACTGTGAACGGCGATCACTAGCCAAACTTTTCCGTCATAGATTATTGTCACCTCCAAATATTGATCCTTGA